A stretch of Paraburkholderia phenazinium DNA encodes these proteins:
- a CDS encoding DNA-binding protein: protein MSTDADTITDEQVAAIADRMVEEGKRVSPVTIWSEVRGGSLVAIVAALQRWREAREDKTLELQLQTGLPGSLAETVMSAAARIWTASQETAEQAFNQRLTVMGQHLDSAFADRDEAHAEYQKMFEEVEAQRERLGALTNALSAAEQTAAQLGSELAAATSRAEAAEARVEELAQRVSIDEASLEATKISLDEERAAREELASVVANKTDEIVQISQERDSARQEVATLGETCQAKSQEAERWSQESSEATARAESAEARIAELVQQASVDTANLEATKASLDEERKACEDLVAVVSSKSDDIARLTQERDDARQEIAALSATCQAKSDEVDRLSAESSAASWRAQAAEARIEELVQRASVEEANLELTRTSLEEERKAREALAAALASKSDEVLQTAQERDAARQEAATLTNACQAKSDEVNRLLNESSSLAWRAQTAETRIEELMQRASVEEASLAATQTTLEEERRAREELAAVVSGKNDEIARISQEYDAQRQEVATLRDTCQTQSSELNRLLQESGSLTSRAQAAEARVEELVQRVSVEERNLEATKASLEDERRTHDELTAVIASKNDEIARITQEYESARQEVATLSAASQAKYDEANRLSDELSATSSRVDAATSQANESFARLAALEMELNEARAALAAERENAAARIDGASAQIDELRRITDELDETRKQVSALSEAKTATSAELDRLSQDASAARERAEAAERHAAELEQRLAEQADAAARDDQPGRPTGAPSDGTESADEVGALQRQISAQAKAHAKALSELRTNAEQWVAHAKELRQRLGQASEKILFIDARSTGEVALVRRLSSELERLKPDHELIARDAQQRLIGATMAQQLAQKGYRYDPSTAVMSKVEG from the coding sequence ATGTCCACGGACGCAGACACAATCACCGATGAACAGGTTGCAGCAATCGCGGACCGCATGGTCGAAGAAGGCAAGCGGGTCTCCCCGGTAACGATCTGGTCGGAGGTTCGCGGAGGATCGCTGGTTGCGATCGTCGCGGCTTTGCAACGCTGGCGCGAAGCGCGCGAGGACAAAACCCTTGAACTGCAACTGCAGACCGGCTTGCCGGGCAGCCTCGCTGAAACCGTGATGAGCGCCGCCGCCCGGATCTGGACCGCATCCCAGGAGACGGCAGAGCAGGCGTTTAACCAGCGCCTGACGGTAATGGGCCAGCATCTGGATTCTGCCTTCGCGGATCGGGACGAGGCGCACGCTGAGTACCAAAAGATGTTCGAAGAAGTCGAGGCGCAGCGCGAGCGGCTTGGTGCCCTGACGAATGCGCTGAGCGCTGCGGAACAGACCGCCGCACAACTGGGTTCGGAACTCGCGGCGGCGACGAGTCGCGCCGAGGCGGCTGAGGCGCGCGTCGAAGAACTCGCACAGCGTGTGTCGATTGACGAGGCCAGCCTGGAAGCGACGAAAATATCGCTCGACGAGGAGCGCGCAGCGCGCGAGGAATTGGCCTCAGTTGTCGCCAACAAGACCGATGAGATAGTGCAGATCAGCCAGGAGCGTGATTCCGCGCGCCAGGAAGTTGCGACGTTGGGTGAGACCTGTCAGGCGAAATCGCAGGAAGCGGAAAGGTGGTCGCAGGAGTCGAGCGAGGCCACAGCGCGCGCCGAGTCGGCTGAGGCGCGTATAGCGGAGCTGGTGCAGCAGGCATCGGTGGACACGGCGAATCTCGAAGCCACGAAGGCGTCGCTCGACGAGGAACGCAAGGCGTGCGAAGACCTGGTGGCGGTTGTCTCCAGCAAGAGCGACGACATAGCGAGGCTCACTCAGGAACGCGATGACGCACGGCAGGAGATCGCGGCTTTGAGCGCCACGTGCCAGGCGAAGTCGGACGAAGTGGACCGGCTGTCAGCGGAATCGAGCGCGGCTTCGTGGCGCGCGCAAGCTGCCGAGGCGCGTATCGAGGAACTTGTGCAGCGGGCGTCGGTGGAAGAGGCGAATCTGGAACTCACCCGGACTTCGCTTGAAGAAGAACGCAAGGCACGCGAAGCTTTGGCGGCGGCTCTCGCAAGCAAGAGCGATGAGGTCTTGCAAACTGCTCAGGAGCGCGATGCTGCGCGGCAGGAAGCTGCCACGCTGACCAATGCCTGTCAGGCGAAGTCAGACGAAGTGAACCGGCTGCTAAACGAGTCAAGCTCACTGGCATGGCGTGCGCAAACCGCGGAAACGCGTATCGAAGAGCTCATGCAGCGCGCGTCGGTGGAAGAGGCCAGCCTTGCCGCTACACAGACGACACTTGAAGAAGAGCGCAGGGCGCGTGAAGAGTTGGCCGCGGTTGTCTCGGGCAAGAACGACGAAATAGCGCGGATTAGTCAGGAATACGATGCACAGCGGCAGGAGGTCGCGACGTTGCGCGACACGTGTCAAACGCAGTCATCCGAACTGAACCGGTTGCTGCAGGAGTCAGGCTCGCTCACGTCGCGCGCCCAGGCAGCCGAGGCTCGCGTGGAGGAACTTGTCCAGCGTGTGTCGGTGGAAGAGAGAAATCTGGAAGCCACCAAGGCCTCGCTCGAAGATGAACGCAGAACACATGACGAATTGACTGCGGTTATTGCCAGCAAAAACGATGAAATAGCGCGGATCACTCAGGAGTACGAGTCAGCACGGCAGGAGGTCGCAACGCTAAGCGCCGCTTCTCAGGCGAAGTATGACGAAGCGAACCGGCTGTCTGATGAACTCAGTGCGACCTCTTCTCGCGTTGACGCCGCCACCTCGCAGGCGAACGAGAGCTTCGCGCGACTCGCCGCGCTGGAGATGGAACTGAACGAGGCGCGGGCGGCACTGGCGGCGGAACGCGAAAACGCTGCGGCGCGAATCGATGGGGCATCGGCTCAGATCGACGAATTGCGGCGCATCACCGATGAACTCGACGAGACCCGCAAGCAGGTCAGCGCGTTGAGCGAAGCGAAAACGGCAACTAGCGCGGAACTGGACCGGCTTTCGCAGGACGCCTCTGCCGCGCGGGAGCGCGCCGAGGCGGCCGAACGGCATGCCGCGGAACTGGAGCAGCGTCTTGCGGAGCAGGCCGATGCTGCCGCCAGAGACGATCAACCTGGGCGGCCAACCGGTGCGCCATCGGACGGCACGGAGAGCGCGGACGAAGTTGGCGCGTTGCAACGCCAGATATCGGCCCAGGCCAAAGCCCACGCAAAGGCGCTCAGCGAACTGCGCACTAATGCCGAACAATGGGTGGCGCACGCGAAGGAGCTTCGACAACGGCTTGGCCAGGCTAGCGAGAAGATCTTGTTCATCGATGCACGCAGCACCGGAGAAGTTGCGCTGGTACGGCGGCTCTCGTCGGAACTGGAACGGCTCAAGCCGGATCACGAGTTGATCGCACGGGATGCGCAGCAACGGCTGATCGGCGCGACGATGGCCCAGCAACTTGCGCAGAAGGGCTACCGGTATGACCCGAGTACGGCGGTCATGTCGAAGGTGGAAGGCTGA
- a CDS encoding penicillin acylase family protein translates to MNRPSLSFRQPRANWLLRSLYVLVLILAAIVLAAWLTLRASLPQLDGTHNAAALSAAVTVERDMLGVPTLHGNTRADVAYATGFVHAQDRFFQMDLLRRVAAGEMAALVGAPALDLDRRNRPNRFRERARALIDAMPADQRTLIDRYTAGVNDGLASLASRPFEYWVLRTQPAAWRPEDTLLVVYAMYFDLQSGEVSRILSRAALRQRVPADLFAFLLPATSHWDAPFDVAKPPPVDLATPPATRPDWLRASKTASIALPATDLAYSDLMAGNSMIGSNGWAVDGAHSAQGGALLASDMHLGLSLPNIWYRLSLTWPGADGHPRHITGVSLPGAPLVIAGSNGQIAWGFTNSYGRFIDLIELQRNPADPLQYKTPDGSWQSATVHHERIDVKGGASVDLAVADTQWGPEIVVGSHTFALRWVAHDAQAVNVNLQRLEDSTSVEDALHTAQTSGIPTQNFMVADSHGKIGWTLAGPLPHWTSGATAASNSFDDLPFDSATYQGWQGYLEPANYPSRIAPPLGRLWTANNHTLPPTEAGLLGDAGADLGARASQIRDDLLALPHANEHDMLAIQTDDRALWIDSWRRLALSALDADALRDHPQRAEFRSQVLAWNGRADADAIGYRLVRAFYFSLYDAWFGKLDKDIPASFGNNADNPQTGFRAASSRYEAVMEALAAHQAWVPDGVANWRAFMLNRVDHAIDQLPPDVNVSDARWGDRNRAAIEHPFARIVPGWLPWIRGWLAAPRDPLPGDFNMPRVQAPSFGASERMIVSPGREQEGIFEMPGGQSGNPLSPYFLAGHEAWVHGDTTPFLPGATVHRLELVPQVH, encoded by the coding sequence ATGAATCGCCCGAGCCTTTCCTTCCGACAGCCGCGCGCCAACTGGTTGCTTCGCTCGCTCTACGTCCTCGTCCTGATCCTCGCCGCGATCGTACTCGCGGCCTGGCTGACGCTACGCGCCAGCCTCCCGCAACTCGACGGCACGCATAACGCAGCAGCCCTCTCCGCCGCGGTCACGGTCGAACGCGATATGCTCGGCGTACCCACCCTGCATGGCAATACACGCGCGGACGTAGCCTATGCCACCGGCTTCGTGCACGCGCAGGATCGCTTCTTCCAGATGGACCTGTTGCGCCGCGTCGCGGCAGGCGAGATGGCCGCGCTAGTCGGGGCGCCCGCGCTCGACCTCGACCGCCGCAACCGGCCGAACCGTTTCCGCGAACGCGCCCGCGCGCTGATCGACGCCATGCCCGCCGACCAGCGCACGTTGATCGACCGTTACACAGCGGGTGTCAACGACGGTCTGGCGTCGCTCGCTTCGCGTCCATTCGAATACTGGGTACTGCGTACCCAGCCGGCCGCCTGGCGGCCCGAGGATACCCTCCTCGTCGTCTACGCGATGTACTTCGACCTCCAGTCAGGCGAGGTCAGCCGCATTCTTTCGCGCGCGGCGCTGCGCCAGCGTGTACCCGCCGATCTGTTCGCGTTCCTGCTGCCAGCAACAAGCCATTGGGACGCACCGTTCGACGTCGCCAAGCCTCCCCCCGTCGACCTCGCTACACCGCCAGCCACTCGCCCCGACTGGCTCCGCGCGTCGAAGACCGCAAGCATTGCGTTGCCTGCGACCGATCTCGCCTATAGCGACCTGATGGCCGGCAATTCGATGATCGGCAGCAACGGCTGGGCGGTCGATGGCGCACACAGCGCGCAAGGCGGCGCGCTCCTTGCGAGCGACATGCACCTGGGGCTCTCGCTGCCCAACATCTGGTATCGCTTGTCGCTCACATGGCCAGGTGCGGACGGGCATCCGCGGCACATAACCGGAGTCAGCCTGCCTGGTGCGCCGCTCGTCATCGCCGGCAGCAACGGGCAGATTGCCTGGGGCTTCACCAACAGCTACGGCCGCTTCATCGACCTGATCGAACTGCAGCGCAACCCCGCTGATCCGCTGCAATACAAGACTCCCGACGGTAGCTGGCAAAGTGCAACGGTGCATCACGAACGCATCGACGTGAAGGGTGGCGCGTCGGTCGACCTGGCGGTCGCCGATACGCAATGGGGTCCCGAGATCGTGGTCGGTTCGCACACTTTTGCGTTGCGCTGGGTTGCCCACGACGCGCAGGCCGTCAACGTCAACCTGCAGCGGCTCGAAGACAGCACCAGCGTCGAGGACGCGCTGCATACGGCGCAAACCAGCGGCATTCCAACGCAGAACTTCATGGTCGCCGATTCGCACGGCAAGATAGGCTGGACGCTGGCTGGACCGCTGCCGCACTGGACCAGCGGCGCGACAGCCGCGAGCAACTCGTTCGACGATCTGCCCTTTGATTCCGCCACCTACCAGGGCTGGCAAGGCTATCTCGAACCGGCGAATTACCCCTCGCGAATCGCCCCGCCGCTTGGACGCCTGTGGACCGCGAACAACCATACGCTGCCACCCACCGAAGCGGGGCTGCTTGGCGATGCCGGCGCCGACCTCGGTGCGCGTGCGTCGCAGATTCGCGATGACCTGCTCGCGCTGCCACATGCAAACGAGCACGACATGCTGGCTATCCAGACCGACGACCGCGCGCTATGGATAGACAGTTGGCGCCGTCTCGCCCTCTCTGCGCTCGATGCCGATGCGTTGCGCGACCATCCGCAGCGCGCCGAATTCCGCAGTCAGGTGCTCGCATGGAACGGCCGCGCCGATGCAGACGCCATTGGCTACCGTCTCGTTCGCGCGTTCTATTTCTCGCTGTACGACGCATGGTTCGGCAAGCTCGACAAAGATATCCCGGCGAGCTTTGGCAATAACGCAGACAACCCGCAGACGGGCTTTCGCGCTGCAAGTTCACGCTACGAAGCGGTCATGGAAGCGCTCGCCGCCCATCAGGCATGGGTGCCGGATGGCGTCGCCAACTGGCGTGCCTTCATGCTCAACCGTGTCGACCACGCAATCGACCAGTTACCGCCGGACGTGAACGTATCGGATGCGCGTTGGGGCGATCGCAACCGCGCGGCCATCGAACATCCGTTCGCGCGGATCGTCCCAGGCTGGCTACCGTGGATACGCGGCTGGCTCGCTGCGCCACGCGATCCGCTGCCGGGCGACTTCAACATGCCGCGCGTGCAGGCACCTTCGTTCGGCGCGTCTGAGCGGATGATCGTGTCGCCGGGACGCGAGCAGGAGGGTATCTTCGAGATGCCGGGCGGGCAGTCCGGCAATCCGCTCTCACCGTACTTTCTGGCGGGACATGAGGCGTGGGTACATGGCGACACCACGCCGTTCTTGCCGGGTGCTACGGTGCACCGGCTTGAACTCGTGCCACAGGTGCATTGA
- a CDS encoding isocitrate lyase/PEP mutase family protein, which translates to MSQSSAARRAAFREAVQQRRALLMPGAFNAMSARVVADAGFSALYITGAGVTNMSFGLPDLGFIGLSDIAEHTSRIRDAVDLPLVVDADTGFGNALNVRQTVRTLERAGADAIQLEDQVSPKKCGHFAGKAVISTSEMVGKLHAAVDAREDANFQIVARTDACAVHGFEAAIERAHRFAEAGADILFVEAVETFDEIKRLPTLLSTPQLINIVVGGKTPVMPQSALAELGFGIVLYANAALQSAVLGMQKALAVLRDEGKLDEDPTLLAPFNERQRLVDKPLFDRLDKQYAADND; encoded by the coding sequence ATGTCACAATCATCCGCGGCGCGGCGCGCCGCCTTTCGCGAGGCCGTCCAGCAACGCCGCGCCCTGCTCATGCCCGGCGCCTTCAATGCGATGAGCGCACGCGTCGTCGCGGATGCCGGTTTCAGCGCGCTCTATATCACCGGCGCGGGCGTCACGAACATGTCGTTCGGCTTGCCCGACCTCGGCTTTATCGGCCTGAGTGACATTGCGGAACACACCTCGCGGATTCGCGACGCCGTGGATCTGCCGCTCGTCGTCGATGCGGACACTGGCTTTGGCAACGCGCTCAACGTGCGTCAAACGGTGCGGACGCTCGAGCGGGCCGGCGCCGACGCGATCCAGCTCGAAGATCAGGTCAGCCCCAAGAAATGCGGCCATTTCGCAGGCAAGGCCGTGATTTCGACGAGCGAGATGGTCGGCAAACTACACGCCGCTGTCGACGCGCGTGAAGATGCGAATTTCCAGATCGTTGCGCGCACCGATGCATGCGCTGTTCATGGCTTCGAGGCGGCCATCGAACGCGCGCATCGTTTTGCCGAGGCGGGTGCGGACATTCTGTTTGTCGAGGCGGTCGAGACCTTCGACGAAATCAAACGCCTGCCGACCCTGTTGAGCACGCCGCAGCTGATCAACATCGTGGTGGGTGGCAAAACCCCGGTCATGCCGCAGAGCGCACTCGCGGAGCTGGGGTTCGGCATCGTGCTGTATGCGAATGCAGCGTTGCAGAGCGCGGTGCTCGGCATGCAAAAAGCACTTGCCGTGCTGCGCGACGAAGGCAAGCTCGACGAAGACCCGACCTTGTTGGCTCCGTTCAACGAGCGCCAGCGCCTGGTCGACAAGCCGCTCTTCGATCGCCTCGACAAACAATACGCCGCAGATAACGACTGA
- a CDS encoding SDR family oxidoreductase encodes MRTADLLKPSPGLRVLISGAATGIGAAIAQAFLEVGSNVYICDIDPAAVDKAKTDNPQLHVGVADVADREQVDRIVDDAHAKLGGLDILINNAGIAGPTGAVEDMDADQWDRTITTNLNSQYYFLRKAVPVLKKTSSDPCIIAMSSVAGRLGYPYRTPYASTKWAIVGLVKSLAIELGPNNVRVNAILPGVVEGERMNRVISARADALGVSFDTMKGEYLEKISLRRMVTVQDIAALTLFLASPAGRNISGQAISVDGNVEYL; translated from the coding sequence ATGAGGACAGCTGACCTTCTCAAACCATCCCCCGGACTTCGCGTATTGATTTCGGGCGCAGCGACTGGCATCGGCGCTGCGATCGCGCAGGCGTTTCTGGAAGTGGGTTCCAACGTCTACATTTGCGACATCGACCCCGCAGCCGTCGACAAGGCGAAAACCGACAATCCGCAACTCCATGTAGGCGTTGCTGACGTTGCAGACCGTGAACAGGTGGACCGGATCGTCGACGACGCACACGCCAAACTCGGCGGCCTGGACATCCTCATCAACAACGCGGGAATCGCCGGACCGACCGGGGCCGTGGAAGACATGGACGCGGACCAATGGGACCGCACCATCACGACGAACCTCAACAGCCAGTACTATTTCCTCAGGAAAGCGGTGCCGGTGCTAAAGAAAACGTCGTCGGACCCATGCATCATCGCGATGTCTTCGGTGGCGGGACGACTGGGCTATCCGTATCGCACGCCTTATGCGTCGACCAAATGGGCCATCGTCGGCCTGGTTAAATCTTTGGCAATCGAACTTGGGCCGAACAACGTGCGCGTCAATGCGATCCTGCCAGGCGTCGTCGAAGGGGAACGCATGAATCGCGTCATCTCCGCGCGTGCGGATGCTCTCGGCGTCAGCTTCGACACGATGAAAGGCGAATACCTCGAGAAGATCTCGCTTAGACGCATGGTGACAGTCCAGGACATCGCCGCATTGACGCTCTTCCTGGCGTCGCCCGCTGGCCGCAACATCTCGGGTCAGGCAATCAGCGTCGACGGGAACGTCGAGTATCTTTGA
- a CDS encoding catalase family peroxidase, giving the protein MADRPTSNASTARSLVLIAVVVVVLVAAFAFTAGWLSPDRLTPARIVNALAPPGGAALGFRRNHAKGICFTGTFESNGTAAALSKAPMLAAGSFPVTGRFNLATADPKAPDATVRVRGLSLRIVAPDGSEWRTAMIDAPFFAVSTPQAFYGLLKASADKSDPDAMKNFIAANPEFGNFVAWAGSAPWTGSFAQERYNSLNSFIFTNEAGQDQAVRWSFVPAAQPEAVSPDQLKARGDDFLDTDITQRVHSAPQRWTLVITVANPGDPTADPTKAWPEDRRKVEAGTLVVSAIEPEPDGPCRDLNFDPTVLPPGMHVSDDPFPAARSAAYAVSFDRRTAEDKDYPHTPAAGATP; this is encoded by the coding sequence ATGGCCGACCGACCGACTTCCAACGCGTCCACGGCGCGTTCGCTGGTCCTGATTGCAGTCGTGGTGGTCGTGCTGGTCGCGGCCTTCGCCTTTACGGCCGGTTGGCTATCGCCAGACCGCCTGACGCCGGCCAGGATCGTCAACGCCCTGGCGCCACCGGGCGGCGCGGCGCTCGGCTTCCGGCGCAATCATGCCAAGGGCATCTGTTTTACCGGCACTTTCGAATCGAATGGCACGGCCGCGGCGCTTTCCAAGGCGCCGATGCTCGCGGCCGGCTCATTCCCTGTCACCGGGCGTTTCAATCTGGCTACAGCGGACCCCAAGGCGCCAGACGCCACGGTGCGGGTGCGCGGCCTCAGTCTGCGCATCGTCGCACCGGATGGTAGCGAATGGCGCACCGCCATGATCGACGCGCCTTTCTTCGCGGTCTCCACGCCGCAGGCCTTCTACGGTCTGCTAAAGGCTTCGGCCGACAAGAGCGATCCGGATGCCATGAAGAACTTTATCGCCGCGAACCCGGAGTTCGGCAATTTCGTCGCGTGGGCCGGCAGCGCGCCATGGACGGGTTCTTTTGCGCAAGAGCGTTACAACAGCCTCAATAGCTTCATCTTCACCAATGAGGCGGGACAGGACCAGGCCGTGCGCTGGTCCTTTGTGCCCGCGGCGCAACCCGAGGCTGTGTCCCCTGACCAGTTGAAGGCGCGTGGCGATGACTTCCTCGACACGGATATCACGCAGCGGGTGCACAGCGCGCCGCAACGATGGACGCTTGTCATCACCGTGGCCAATCCTGGCGATCCGACCGCCGACCCCACCAAGGCCTGGCCGGAGGATCGACGCAAGGTGGAAGCGGGCACGCTGGTGGTGAGCGCCATCGAGCCCGAACCTGACGGGCCGTGTCGCGATCTCAACTTTGACCCCACCGTCCTGCCGCCAGGCATGCACGTGTCGGACGATCCGTTTCCGGCCGCCCGCTCAGCAGCCTATGCCGTCTCGTTCGACCGGCGGACCGCTGAGGATAAGGACTATCCGCACACCCCAGCGGCAGGAGCCACGCCATGA
- a CDS encoding cytochrome b, with product MNPIHDRFTPLQRALHWLMAICILAMLFIGVGMVSTVRPDYLSLVSIHKPLGIVILVLALVRLVVRLAYGAPPLPASMPEPMKLAARLSHLAFYLLMIGLPLIGWGMLSAADYPVVVFGVRLPSILPHSNGLHTLLWNAHRALALCFFALIVLHLAAALLHALVRRDGVFEAMARWR from the coding sequence ATGAATCCGATCCATGATCGCTTCACACCGTTGCAGCGCGCGCTTCACTGGCTCATGGCAATCTGCATTCTGGCGATGCTGTTTATCGGTGTCGGGATGGTGTCGACTGTCCGCCCCGACTATCTCTCGCTGGTATCCATCCACAAGCCGCTGGGTATCGTGATTCTCGTGCTGGCGCTGGTTCGTCTCGTGGTCAGGTTGGCGTATGGCGCCCCGCCGCTGCCGGCCTCGATGCCGGAACCGATGAAACTCGCCGCGCGCCTTTCGCATCTCGCGTTCTATCTGCTGATGATCGGGCTGCCGTTGATCGGATGGGGCATGTTATCGGCCGCGGATTATCCCGTCGTGGTCTTCGGGGTACGTCTGCCATCGATCCTGCCGCATAGCAACGGCTTGCACACACTGCTCTGGAACGCGCACAGGGCCCTCGCGCTGTGTTTCTTTGCGCTGATCGTTCTGCATCTGGCAGCGGCGCTGTTGCACGCGCTGGTTAGACGTGACGGTGTCTTTGAGGCGATGGCGCGCTGGCGGTGA
- a CDS encoding MFS transporter, with protein MDEPSIPVSAAAAGTTRLNYRWHVVIWLLIGGIINYMDRASLSIAAPGMIHELGLTRTQIGLLGSVFAWTYAVMQLPAGWVIDRFGAKRAYALGMIWWSVATWLTGVVGSMSGLLVMRALLAVGEAPCWPTSAKITAAWFPAKERGFATGVWDSSSKWGPALAPAMLVALMIAFGWRSLFHVTGAFGIAFALLFLMLYRNPVDSRRLSNEERAYIEAGGGGHERSLTTSSVKWRSLFTRRSVWGMILGYFCTIWLWNIFLVFLPLYLLDRFHISFAQLGVYAGIPWAGGAVGEIAVGYLAKKIVDRHLAAPIDAKRLLIACCATGAAVCAVALPFTHSLNVTLTLFTVGLAFVSAVVGSAWALAADIAPSSMVASVSAIQNFGGYFGGAFSPVVAGFIVDRTGSYALAFISGGIIAGCAALFYWFMARRPIIDEGIEPAA; from the coding sequence TTGGACGAACCCAGCATTCCCGTATCCGCTGCTGCTGCAGGAACCACCCGCCTCAACTACCGTTGGCATGTCGTGATCTGGCTGCTAATCGGCGGCATCATCAACTACATGGACCGCGCGAGCCTGTCGATCGCCGCGCCCGGCATGATTCACGAACTCGGCCTGACACGCACGCAGATCGGCCTGCTCGGAAGCGTGTTCGCGTGGACGTATGCGGTGATGCAATTGCCCGCAGGCTGGGTGATCGACCGCTTCGGCGCGAAGCGCGCGTACGCGCTCGGCATGATCTGGTGGAGCGTCGCGACGTGGCTAACGGGTGTAGTAGGTTCGATGTCCGGCTTGCTGGTCATGCGCGCCTTGCTTGCCGTCGGCGAAGCACCGTGTTGGCCGACCTCCGCGAAAATCACCGCGGCATGGTTTCCGGCCAAGGAGCGCGGCTTTGCGACCGGCGTGTGGGATTCGTCGTCAAAGTGGGGACCGGCGCTTGCGCCGGCCATGCTCGTCGCGCTGATGATCGCATTCGGCTGGCGCTCGCTGTTCCACGTGACAGGCGCGTTCGGCATCGCGTTTGCCCTGTTGTTCCTGATGCTGTATCGCAACCCGGTGGACAGCCGGCGTCTCTCGAACGAAGAACGCGCCTACATCGAAGCGGGTGGCGGCGGTCATGAACGCTCGCTGACGACGTCGTCAGTCAAGTGGCGTTCGCTGTTCACGCGCCGCAGCGTCTGGGGGATGATCCTCGGCTACTTCTGCACCATCTGGCTCTGGAACATCTTTCTGGTGTTTTTACCGCTGTATCTGCTCGATCGCTTTCACATCTCGTTCGCACAACTGGGCGTGTATGCGGGCATCCCATGGGCCGGCGGCGCGGTCGGCGAGATCGCGGTCGGCTATCTGGCGAAGAAAATCGTCGATCGCCATCTCGCGGCGCCGATCGATGCCAAGCGGTTGCTGATTGCCTGCTGCGCGACAGGCGCCGCCGTGTGCGCGGTCGCGTTGCCCTTCACTCACTCCCTCAACGTGACGCTGACGTTGTTTACCGTCGGTCTCGCCTTCGTGTCTGCCGTGGTTGGCTCGGCATGGGCCCTCGCAGCCGATATCGCACCGTCGTCGATGGTCGCGTCGGTGAGCGCAATCCAGAACTTCGGTGGTTACTTTGGCGGGGCTTTTTCACCGGTCGTGGCCGGGTTTATCGTCGACCGCACCGGTTCGTATGCCCTAGCCTTCATCTCGGGCGGCATCATTGCCGGCTGTGCGGCGCTGTTCTATTGGTTCATGGCCCGCCGGCCGATTATCGATGAGGGGATCGAACCCGCTGCCTGA